Within the Salinimonas marina genome, the region CAACCAACTCGCCGGCGAGGTGTTTTACAACGATCCGTGGGAAAGCTTCAACCGCACAATATTTGGCTTTAACCATCAGCTGTATCAGTATGTCCTGATTCCTGCCGCTGACGGCTATCGTTGGCTCGTCCCCGCGGCGGCCCGGGACAAAATTGGCAATGCATTTGAAAATATCCGGGAGCCACTGAACCTGCTGAACAATGCACTGGCTGGTGAATTCAGACAGGCCGGGGCGAATTTAAGTCGTTTTTTCATCAATAGTACCCTGGGCTTATTCGGGCTGTTTGACCCGGCGACACACTGGTTCAATATTGGCGCACAAAAGCAAACTATTGCCGACACTCTGTTTTATTACGATATAGATTCGGGCCCTTATCTGGTGCTGCCATTTTTGGGGCCCAGCGATTCCCGTGGCGCATTTTCGACTGTCACCGAGGGGATTATCCATCCGATAAATCAACTGACCGATTCACCCGAATCTTATTTTTTACGGGCTTTTGACGGTTTTGATGACTTTTCGGGACAGGCAGAAACCTACCAAAATCTGTATAAGCAAGCAGACGATCCCTATTTGTATTTCCGTAATCAGTATATTCAGGGCCAACGTCGCGACGAATATTTCCAGTATCAAGGGCAGCAGGATGAAGAATAAAATGGCCCAATGGATTGTAGGGGCCCGCTGGGCGGTGATGGGCGTATTTGCCGTTGCCTTAGCGTTAGCGATAAGTCAGTTATCAAAATTCAAGATTGACGCTTCGGCCGATACCCTGCTGGTTAAAGACAACGCGTTATATATTAAAAGCCAGCTGGCTAATCAGGTGTTTGCCCCGGATGAATTTATTCTGCTGGCCTATGAGCCTACTGACCATGCGTTATTTTCCAATCAGACCTTCGAAGACTTGCAGCGGTTGTCGCAGGAAATTAAAAAACTGGAGCGGGTGGGGGCTGTTACCTCCATTCTGACCGTGCCCCTGATTCAGGATAAAAGTGTATTAACTTCGGGGACGCAGGTAAGCAACCTTACCTGGGAGTCGCAGCGCTACTCGCCCGTTCAGATGAAATCTCTGATCGCAGGTCATCCTATTTTCACCGATTTATTAGTTAACAAGAAAAATACCGCCACCGCCATACAGATTGTTTTCAAAGACAACCCTGCATTACGTGAACTGGAAACCCAGATAACCGACATTCAGGCTAATCTGTTAAACGGCGAATTCAGTGATAAACAACAGCAACAGTTAGCCCAACTGGAACAACAGGCTGAGCCAATTCGTGAACAGCTTAACCAGCAGCGCCAGCAAGAAATTGAACAGCTAAGTACCATTGCTGCTCAGGTTGATGGACGGGCCAATACCTATATGGGCGGCTCGTATGTGGTTGGGCAGCACTTAATCGATATT harbors:
- a CDS encoding MlaA family lipoprotein, which produces MTGCSNSAPPQHPAVTSSEKQQSQSETPSDVDRLNAGESISVETSQGKINVEPTVVAITDAQAGNDTNQLAGEVFYNDPWESFNRTIFGFNHQLYQYVLIPAADGYRWLVPAAARDKIGNAFENIREPLNLLNNALAGEFRQAGANLSRFFINSTLGLFGLFDPATHWFNIGAQKQTIADTLFYYDIDSGPYLVLPFLGPSDSRGAFSTVTEGIIHPINQLTDSPESYFLRAFDGFDDFSGQAETYQNLYKQADDPYLYFRNQYIQGQRRDEYFQYQGQQDEE